In a genomic window of Ptiloglossa arizonensis isolate GNS036 chromosome 12, iyPtiAriz1_principal, whole genome shotgun sequence:
- the LOC143153384 gene encoding aminoacylase-1 isoform X1 yields MSPSSQAQLDTTAVENFREYLRIPSVQPNINYDECVTFLRKQAKSLDLPIKIYHIHPDKPIVVLTWIGMDPSKPSILLNSHMDVVPVFEDKWTYPPFSAHMDEHGNIYARGSQDMKCVGIQYLEAIRRLKLHEHRFKRTIHISFVPNEEIGGVLGMKDFVHTKDFQALNVGFALDEGVASPEEHFYMFYGERSIWHVAVECTGTPGHGSFLMDNTAGEKIRVIIDRFTDLRTKEREKLKNPEIQLGDVTSVNLTQLKGGVQTNVVPTSFTAIFDIRLDPSVDHEEFEAMIKKWCEEAGTGVTYSFEQKNDKVENTKLDDSNPYWIAFKKSCDDLGLSLQIGIFPGGTDSRFVRNVGIPAIGFSPMNKTKILLHDHDEYLNKDIYLKGIEIYTKIIPGLANV; encoded by the exons ATGTCTCCATCGTCCCAGGCTCAGCTGGACACAACAGCTGTAGAGAATTTTCGCGAGTACCTGCGGAtaccatcggtccagcctaacATCAATTATG ATGAATGTGTTACATTCCTACGCAAACAAGCTAAGTCTCTTGACTTGCCTATTAAAATCTACCATATCCATCCAGATAAACCAATTGTGGTTCTCACATGGATAGGTATGGATCCATCAAAACCATCGATTCTTCTGAATAGCCATATGGATGTTGTACCTGTCTTTGAA gACAAATGGACATATCCACCATTCAGCGCTCACATGGACGAGCATGGGAACATTTATGCTCGTGGCAGTCAGGATATGAAATGCGTCGGAATACAGTACTTGGAAGCGATTCGTCGCCTAAAACTTCACGAACATCGCTTCAAAAGAACAATTCATATTTCCTTTGTGCCGAATGAAGAAATTGGCGGTGTTCTCGGCATGAAGGACTTTGTTCACACTAAAGATTTCCAGGCTTTAAATGTTGGCTTTGCATTAGATGAGGGTGTAGCTTCCCCTGAAGAACACTTTTATATGTTCTATGGCGAGAGATCTATTTGGCACGTTGCAGTTGAGTGTACAGGTACTCCTGGCCATGGATCATTTCTGATGGATAATACAGCTGGTGAAAAAATTAGAGTTATAATTGACCGTTTCACGGATTTAAGGACTAAGGAAagagagaaactaaaaaatccAGAAATTCAGCTGGGTGATGTTACATCTGTGAACTTGACACAACTCAAG GGTGGTGTACAAACGAACGTGGTACCTACCTCTTTCACTGCAATTTTTGACATACGGCTTGATCCCTCCGTCGATCACGAAGAGTTCGAAGCAATGATTAAGAAGTGGTGCGAAGAAGCTGGGACAGGTGTAACATATTCGTTTGAACAAAAGAACGATAAAGTCGAAAATACAAAACTCGATGACTCTAATCCCTATTGGATCGCTTTTAAAAAAAGCTGCGATGATCTTGGATTAAGTTTGCAAATAGGAATCTTTCCGGGTGGAACAGATAGTCGCTTCGTGCGtaac GTTGGAATTCCAGCTATTGGGTTTTCACCTATGAACAAAACGAAAATACTTCTTCATGATCACGACGAGTATTTGAATaaagatatatatttaaaagGCATTGAAATATACACGAAAATAATACCGGGCTTAGCCAATGTCTAA
- the LOC143153384 gene encoding aminoacylase-1 isoform X2 — translation MDPSKPSILLNSHMDVVPVFEDKWTYPPFSAHMDEHGNIYARGSQDMKCVGIQYLEAIRRLKLHEHRFKRTIHISFVPNEEIGGVLGMKDFVHTKDFQALNVGFALDEGVASPEEHFYMFYGERSIWHVAVECTGTPGHGSFLMDNTAGEKIRVIIDRFTDLRTKEREKLKNPEIQLGDVTSVNLTQLKGGVQTNVVPTSFTAIFDIRLDPSVDHEEFEAMIKKWCEEAGTGVTYSFEQKNDKVENTKLDDSNPYWIAFKKSCDDLGLSLQIGIFPGGTDSRFVRNVGIPAIGFSPMNKTKILLHDHDEYLNKDIYLKGIEIYTKIIPGLANV, via the exons ATGGATCCATCAAAACCATCGATTCTTCTGAATAGCCATATGGATGTTGTACCTGTCTTTGAA gACAAATGGACATATCCACCATTCAGCGCTCACATGGACGAGCATGGGAACATTTATGCTCGTGGCAGTCAGGATATGAAATGCGTCGGAATACAGTACTTGGAAGCGATTCGTCGCCTAAAACTTCACGAACATCGCTTCAAAAGAACAATTCATATTTCCTTTGTGCCGAATGAAGAAATTGGCGGTGTTCTCGGCATGAAGGACTTTGTTCACACTAAAGATTTCCAGGCTTTAAATGTTGGCTTTGCATTAGATGAGGGTGTAGCTTCCCCTGAAGAACACTTTTATATGTTCTATGGCGAGAGATCTATTTGGCACGTTGCAGTTGAGTGTACAGGTACTCCTGGCCATGGATCATTTCTGATGGATAATACAGCTGGTGAAAAAATTAGAGTTATAATTGACCGTTTCACGGATTTAAGGACTAAGGAAagagagaaactaaaaaatccAGAAATTCAGCTGGGTGATGTTACATCTGTGAACTTGACACAACTCAAG GGTGGTGTACAAACGAACGTGGTACCTACCTCTTTCACTGCAATTTTTGACATACGGCTTGATCCCTCCGTCGATCACGAAGAGTTCGAAGCAATGATTAAGAAGTGGTGCGAAGAAGCTGGGACAGGTGTAACATATTCGTTTGAACAAAAGAACGATAAAGTCGAAAATACAAAACTCGATGACTCTAATCCCTATTGGATCGCTTTTAAAAAAAGCTGCGATGATCTTGGATTAAGTTTGCAAATAGGAATCTTTCCGGGTGGAACAGATAGTCGCTTCGTGCGtaac GTTGGAATTCCAGCTATTGGGTTTTCACCTATGAACAAAACGAAAATACTTCTTCATGATCACGACGAGTATTTGAATaaagatatatatttaaaagGCATTGAAATATACACGAAAATAATACCGGGCTTAGCCAATGTCTAA